The Anaerolineae bacterium genome has a segment encoding these proteins:
- a CDS encoding O-antigen ligase family protein, whose translation MIYHRPSREASIRFLASLIACLGLALSAVFLTWRNRLTAPLPLVRPPTYAEVGVNVALEQYDETQLELVLDRLQAAGVRWLRQRFPWDQIEPAPGRFTWETWDVVVTAAAAREMRLIAVLDGSPAWARRPEDQDNPLAPPHERADFGRFVAAFAQRYGDQLDVYQIWDEPNIAPHWGARQVDPADYLGLLREGFYQVRAVDPGAQVLLAALAPNDEPGGANLSDIAFLDQLYMLGGRAWLDGIAIEPYGFDDPPEAEGGFGRAATLRAVMERHGDEETPVWAVAFGWNALPADWQGRPSIWGQVDEVTQAAYLREAVTRARREWPWMGPMLWAALQPAVPPDDPHWGFALWTPEGTPRPAWDALTALTGAPDIVGLGTHAPDHPALRYEGAWRVTPAAADIGRTGDRLTIPFWGRGLALQVRRGPYWAYLTVTIDGQPASMLPQDPEKGAYLVLYSPAPRSEVVELANGLPLGNHEAVIEAVGGWGQWAIERVIVRGDAPPVQPWLPGALALLALLPSVALFQSLRRGEGRQTIIALAVLIGWLEDLARRVPDRALTAAVLALGLLVMLAPTSGIRLAALLALMAAWWIRLDLLPPLVMLALPFYLRPVHLPGRAVNTPELAVIAGLVILIARWLVRWRHAICSHDLSDQGQAEKIGFVFDWPIMALVAVATLAALTAREQGAAWRELRVVFIEPALFYLILTRGARVAGRPFSPWPTVDAFVVGAVLASLFGLGQYVTGTGVIEAEGVRRIRALYGSPNNLALYLDRAFPLLMAVALFGQGWRRWLYGLASAPVLMACLLTFSKGAWLLGLPAAVVVIALVGWRQRRWARQAWQRSILTAVALLAFMGLMLVPFARTERVAHLADFQSGTGFFRLRLWQSAWRMALDHPWLGVGPDNFLYAYRTRYVLPDAWGELNLSHPHNLVLDLWTRLGVIGLGVGGWLLVRAMAIGWQLAIGRLAGERAIATGLLAGLAATVAHGLIDNSIFLVDLSFVWMMILGLLAALRRAQLDLGGSQTGRNTCGFS comes from the coding sequence GTGATATATCATCGCCCTTCGCGAGAGGCGTCCATCCGGTTTCTGGCAAGCCTGATCGCATGCTTGGGGCTTGCGCTGTCGGCGGTATTCCTGACCTGGCGGAACCGCCTCACGGCCCCACTCCCCCTGGTGCGCCCACCGACCTATGCTGAGGTCGGCGTGAACGTGGCCCTAGAACAGTATGACGAGACCCAGCTCGAGCTGGTCCTCGATCGTCTGCAGGCCGCCGGCGTACGTTGGCTACGACAGCGCTTCCCGTGGGATCAGATCGAGCCGGCCCCAGGACGATTCACCTGGGAGACTTGGGACGTGGTGGTGACCGCAGCCGCCGCTCGCGAGATGCGCCTGATCGCTGTGCTCGACGGCTCTCCAGCTTGGGCTAGACGGCCCGAAGACCAGGATAACCCGCTGGCGCCCCCTCATGAGCGCGCCGATTTCGGCCGTTTCGTAGCAGCATTCGCGCAGCGTTACGGAGATCAGTTAGACGTTTACCAGATCTGGGATGAGCCGAATATCGCTCCGCATTGGGGCGCGCGGCAGGTGGATCCGGCCGATTACCTAGGCCTCCTGCGAGAGGGGTTCTATCAGGTGCGCGCTGTGGATCCCGGCGCGCAAGTGCTGCTGGCCGCGCTGGCCCCCAACGATGAACCAGGTGGGGCCAATCTAAGCGACATCGCCTTCCTCGACCAACTTTACATGCTGGGAGGCCGCGCCTGGCTCGATGGCATCGCCATCGAGCCATATGGCTTTGATGACCCGCCCGAGGCCGAGGGCGGATTCGGACGAGCGGCCACGCTGCGTGCCGTAATGGAGCGGCATGGTGATGAGGAGACCCCCGTGTGGGCTGTGGCGTTCGGATGGAACGCACTGCCCGCTGACTGGCAGGGGCGGCCCTCGATCTGGGGGCAAGTAGACGAGGTAACGCAGGCGGCTTACCTACGAGAGGCTGTGACGCGAGCGCGGCGCGAGTGGCCGTGGATGGGGCCGATGCTCTGGGCGGCGTTGCAACCCGCCGTTCCCCCTGATGACCCCCACTGGGGCTTTGCCCTATGGACACCAGAGGGCACTCCCCGGCCAGCTTGGGATGCGCTGACCGCGCTGACCGGAGCACCGGATATCGTAGGCCTAGGCACACACGCCCCAGATCATCCAGCACTGCGGTACGAAGGAGCATGGCGCGTCACACCGGCCGCCGCGGACATTGGGCGGACAGGCGACCGGCTCACGATCCCGTTTTGGGGACGTGGGTTGGCGCTGCAGGTTCGACGTGGCCCGTACTGGGCGTATCTGACGGTGACGATAGATGGCCAGCCGGCTTCCATGCTGCCCCAGGATCCCGAAAAGGGCGCTTACTTGGTCCTCTATAGCCCCGCGCCGCGATCCGAGGTGGTGGAGCTGGCGAATGGCCTGCCCTTGGGCAACCATGAGGCTGTGATCGAGGCCGTCGGCGGCTGGGGGCAATGGGCCATCGAACGTGTGATCGTGCGAGGCGATGCGCCGCCGGTCCAGCCCTGGCTTCCTGGCGCGCTGGCCCTATTGGCTTTATTACCAAGCGTCGCTCTGTTCCAATCGCTGCGGCGTGGAGAAGGGCGACAGACGATCATAGCCTTGGCTGTGTTGATCGGATGGCTAGAGGATCTTGCCCGCCGCGTACCCGATCGAGCGCTGACGGCTGCTGTGCTGGCATTGGGCCTGCTGGTGATGTTGGCACCGACAAGCGGGATACGCCTGGCAGCGCTGTTAGCCCTGATGGCAGCGTGGTGGATCCGATTGGACCTGCTTCCGCCGTTGGTGATGTTGGCCCTGCCCTTTTACCTTCGGCCTGTCCATTTACCAGGCCGCGCCGTTAATACTCCAGAGCTAGCGGTGATCGCCGGCCTAGTGATCCTGATCGCTCGTTGGCTGGTCAGATGGAGGCACGCCATCTGCTCTCACGATCTTTCCGATCAAGGCCAGGCGGAAAAGATCGGCTTCGTATTCGACTGGCCGATCATGGCCTTGGTGGCGGTCGCGACGTTGGCTGCGCTCACTGCGAGGGAGCAAGGCGCGGCCTGGCGTGAACTACGGGTGGTCTTCATCGAGCCGGCCCTGTTTTACCTGATCCTGACCCGTGGGGCGAGGGTGGCAGGCCGTCCCTTCTCGCCCTGGCCTACCGTGGATGCATTTGTCGTTGGTGCCGTGCTGGCCAGCCTGTTCGGGCTAGGACAATATGTAACAGGAACAGGAGTGATCGAGGCCGAAGGAGTGCGGCGCATTCGAGCGCTGTATGGATCTCCTAATAATCTGGCGTTGTACCTGGACCGGGCCTTTCCCCTGCTAATGGCAGTGGCCTTGTTCGGACAGGGATGGCGGCGGTGGCTCTATGGACTGGCGAGCGCGCCAGTGCTGATGGCCTGTTTGCTGACCTTCAGTAAGGGGGCATGGCTACTGGGGCTACCGGCCGCTGTGGTGGTCATCGCCCTGGTGGGATGGCGACAGCGGCGCTGGGCCCGGCAGGCATGGCAGCGTTCCATCTTAACGGCTGTGGCCCTGCTAGCGTTCATGGGGCTGATGCTGGTCCCTTTCGCGCGCACGGAGCGCGTTGCTCATCTCGCGGATTTTCAGAGCGGCACCGGTTTCTTTCGGCTGCGGCTATGGCAAAGCGCCTGGCGGATGGCGCTGGATCATCCCTGGCTGGGGGTGGGGCCGGATAACTTCTTATACGCGTACCGCACGCGCTATGTATTGCCAGACGCATGGGGTGAGTTGAACCTCTCGCATCCTCACAACCTTGTGTTGGACTTGTGGACACGCCTGGGAGTAATAGGCCTGGGAGTGGGAGGCTGGCTCCTCGTGCGAGCTATGGCTATAGGCTGGCAATTGGCGATCGGCCGGCTCGCCGGCGAACGGGCTATTGCTACCGGGCTGCTGGCTGGCCTGGCGGCCACAGTGGCCCACGGGCTGATAGACAACTCGATCTTCCTGGTGGACCTAAGTTTTGTGTGGATGATGATATTGGGGTTACTGGCTGCGCTCCGACGTGCCCAACTTGACCTTGGAGGTTCACAAACGGGGAGGAATACATGCGGGTTCTCGTAA
- the radA gene encoding DNA repair protein RadA, translating into MARQRIKYICQQCGGAQGKWMGRCPDCGEWNTLVETIVEEERPAISCPRVSGEAVPQPLPAIASDGFERIPVPIGELSRVLGGGIVPGSVVLLGGDPGIGKSTLLLELCSLLADDREVLYVSGEESAAQVKMRATRLGIDHPRLYVLADTNLRSILAQIERMSPRIAVVDSIQSIYTEELESAAGSVSQVRECAAQLLRLAKAQSIPIFLVGHVTKEGTIAGPRVLEHMVDTVLYLEGERFHTYRILRSVKNRFGSTNEVGVFEMVEQGLQEVSNPSEAFLAERLPNAAGSAIAITLEGTRPLLVEVQALTSVTSFPAPRRTGNGIDFNRLLLLVAVLSKRVGLRLSDQDVFVNIVGGLTVREPAADLAIACAIASSVRNIPVAADLAIVGEIGLSGELRSVSQLARRLHEASKLGFRRCLVPKSGLRHLSSSISGIEVIGARTLADALEIALG; encoded by the coding sequence ATGGCCAGGCAAAGGATCAAATATATCTGCCAGCAGTGCGGCGGCGCCCAGGGCAAGTGGATGGGACGATGCCCTGACTGCGGCGAGTGGAACACGCTGGTCGAGACCATCGTTGAAGAGGAACGGCCAGCGATCTCCTGTCCACGGGTTAGTGGCGAGGCGGTCCCTCAACCGTTGCCGGCCATCGCTAGCGATGGGTTTGAGCGCATCCCGGTGCCTATTGGCGAGCTCAGCCGAGTACTGGGAGGCGGTATCGTGCCTGGCTCGGTGGTGTTGTTGGGTGGTGATCCAGGCATCGGTAAGTCCACGCTGCTGTTAGAGCTTTGCTCGCTACTAGCGGACGACCGCGAGGTACTTTACGTCTCTGGTGAAGAGTCAGCTGCCCAGGTCAAGATGCGCGCTACGCGTCTGGGCATTGACCACCCGCGCTTGTACGTGCTAGCCGACACGAATCTGCGCTCGATCCTAGCACAAATCGAGCGCATGAGCCCGCGCATCGCTGTAGTGGATTCCATTCAATCTATCTACACGGAGGAGCTGGAGTCGGCCGCCGGCTCTGTCAGCCAAGTGCGCGAGTGCGCAGCGCAACTGTTGCGGTTGGCTAAGGCTCAATCCATTCCTATCTTCCTGGTCGGCCATGTGACGAAAGAGGGGACTATCGCCGGGCCGCGCGTCCTGGAACATATGGTGGACACTGTGCTTTACTTGGAGGGGGAACGCTTCCATACCTATCGCATCCTGCGCTCTGTGAAGAACCGATTTGGCTCCACCAATGAGGTGGGGGTATTTGAAATGGTCGAGCAAGGCTTGCAAGAGGTATCGAACCCATCCGAGGCGTTCCTGGCGGAACGCCTTCCCAATGCAGCTGGTTCGGCCATTGCCATCACGTTGGAAGGGACTCGCCCGTTGCTTGTAGAAGTTCAGGCCCTCACCTCGGTCACCAGTTTCCCCGCGCCGCGGCGTACCGGCAACGGCATAGACTTCAACCGGCTTTTGCTGTTGGTAGCGGTGCTGAGCAAACGAGTGGGATTACGGTTGAGTGATCAGGACGTGTTCGTGAATATAGTCGGTGGGCTGACAGTGCGGGAGCCAGCAGCCGATTTAGCGATCGCCTGTGCCATCGCCTCGAGTGTGCGTAACATCCCAGTGGCCGCTGATCTGGCCATCGTTGGTGAGATCGGTTTATCGGGTGAATTGCGTTCTGTCAGCCAACTGGCGCGGCGGCTTCACGAGGCCAGCAAGCTTGGATTTCGCCGCTGCCTGGTGCCTAAGAGTGGGCTTCGGCACCTGAGCTCGTCCATCAGCGGGATCGAAGTAATCGGCGCGCGTACGTTGGCGGATGCGCTAGAGATCGCTCTGGGATAG